From a single Lolium rigidum isolate FL_2022 chromosome 7, APGP_CSIRO_Lrig_0.1, whole genome shotgun sequence genomic region:
- the LOC124676390 gene encoding pathogenesis-related protein PRB1-3-like, whose translation MECYSSKLAWSFVLAFAMAAAAGIAPCAAQNAPSDFVSPHNASRAAVGVGPVNWDATVAAYAQNYSNVRKADCKLQHSGGPYGENIFSGSSGYAWSASDAVTSWTSEQQYYNYATNTCSAGHICGHYTQVVWRSSTAIGCARVVCDNNAGVFIVCNYNPPGNYVGQKPY comes from the coding sequence ATGGAGTGCTATTCGTCGAAGCTCGCCTGGTCCTTCGTTCTCGCGTTCGCCatggccgcggccgccggcaTAGCGCCGTGCGCGGCGCAGAACGCTCCGTCGGACTTCGTGAGCCCCCACAACGCGTCGCGCGCGGCCGTGGGCGTCGGGCCGGTGAACTGggacgcgacggtggcggcgtacgcgCAGAACTACAGCAACGTGCGTAAAGCCGACTGCAAACTCCAGCACTCCGGCGGGCCGTACGGGGAGAACATCTTCTCGGGCTCCTCCGGCTACGCCTGGAGCGCGTCGGACGCCGTGACCTCGTGGACCTCGGAGCAGCAGTACTACAACTACGCCACCAATACCTGCTCGGCGGGCCATATATGCGGGCACTACACGCAGGTGGTGTGGCGGTCCTCCACGGCCATCGGCTGCGCCCGCGTCGTCTGTGACAACAACGCCGGCGTCTTCATCGTCTGCAACTACAACCCGCCGGGCAACTACGTCGGACAGAAACCATACTAG